In the Streptomyces sp. BHT-5-2 genome, one interval contains:
- the greA gene encoding transcription elongation factor GreA: MTQTSENVTWLTQEAYDQLKAELEYLSGPARAEITEKIQAAREEGDLKENAGYHAAKEEQGKQELRVRQLKQLLESAKVGEAPKADGTVAPGMVVTIAFDGDPDDTLRFLLASREYASTDIETYSPQSPLGNGVNGKKIGADAEYELPNGKKATVKILDAKPYSG; encoded by the coding sequence GTGACCCAGACCAGCGAGAACGTCACCTGGCTGACCCAGGAGGCGTATGACCAGCTCAAGGCCGAGCTGGAGTACCTGTCTGGTCCCGCACGCGCCGAGATCACCGAGAAGATCCAGGCGGCCCGCGAGGAAGGTGACCTGAAGGAGAACGCCGGGTACCACGCGGCCAAGGAGGAGCAGGGCAAGCAGGAGCTGCGCGTCCGCCAGCTCAAGCAGCTGCTGGAGTCCGCGAAGGTCGGCGAAGCCCCCAAGGCCGACGGCACGGTCGCCCCCGGCATGGTCGTCACCATCGCGTTCGACGGAGACCCGGACGACACCCTGCGGTTCCTGCTGGCCTCGCGGGAGTACGCGAGCACGGACATCGAGACGTACTCCCCGCAGTCGCCGCTGGGGAACGGCGTGAACGGCAAGAAGATCGGCGCCGACGCCGAGTACGAGCTGCCCAACGGCAAGAAGGCGACCGTGAAGATCCTCGACGCCAAGCCCTACTCCGGCTGA
- a CDS encoding DUF4307 domain-containing protein, whose product MTAVREGLPEGRYGRSADQRADRKLKIVGSVLGVLLLGVVGWLGVSYISGQDLSGRIITWDAVSDHEVKVHLEVVKGTDDTGVCTVRSQATDGSEVGRKDVTVDQRSGQVDTEVTLRTTKRATNAVLVGCTGSAAGKG is encoded by the coding sequence ATGACCGCGGTGCGCGAAGGGCTCCCCGAGGGACGCTACGGCCGCTCCGCGGACCAGCGCGCGGACCGCAAACTCAAGATCGTCGGCTCGGTGCTCGGTGTGCTGCTGCTCGGCGTGGTCGGCTGGCTGGGCGTCTCGTACATCTCCGGGCAGGACCTCAGCGGCCGGATCATCACCTGGGACGCGGTCTCCGACCACGAGGTCAAGGTCCACCTCGAAGTGGTCAAGGGCACGGACGACACCGGCGTGTGCACGGTCCGTTCGCAGGCCACCGACGGCTCCGAGGTCGGCCGCAAGGACGTGACCGTCGACCAGCGCTCCGGCCAGGTCGACACCGAGGTCACGCTGCGCACCACGAAGCGGGCGACCAACGCCGTCCTGGTCGGCTGCACCGGCTCCGCGGCCGGCAAGGGCTGA
- the mca gene encoding mycothiol conjugate amidase Mca yields MTEQLRLMAVHAHPDDESSKGAATMAKYVSEGVDVLVVTCTGGERGSILNPKLQGDPYIEEHIHEVRRKEMDEAREILGVKQEWLGFVDSGLPEGDPLPPLPEGCFALQDVEAAAERLVKLIREFKPQVITTYDENGGYPHPDHIMTHKITMVAFEAAGDPEKYPEAGEPWQPQKLYYNQGFNKPRTIALHEALLERGMESPYGEWLERWKQFERRERTLTTYIPCADFFEIRDKALIAHATQIDPDGGWFRVPMDIQREVWPTEEYELAKSLVDTSLPEDDLFAGIRNN; encoded by the coding sequence TTGACTGAGCAGCTGCGATTGATGGCGGTCCACGCCCACCCCGACGACGAGTCGAGCAAGGGTGCGGCCACCATGGCCAAGTACGTGTCCGAGGGGGTGGACGTGCTGGTCGTCACCTGCACAGGGGGCGAGCGGGGGTCCATCCTCAACCCCAAGCTCCAGGGGGACCCGTACATCGAGGAGCACATCCACGAGGTGCGCAGGAAGGAAATGGACGAGGCCCGGGAGATCCTGGGCGTCAAGCAGGAGTGGCTGGGCTTCGTCGACTCCGGGCTGCCCGAGGGCGACCCGCTGCCGCCGCTGCCCGAGGGCTGCTTCGCCCTCCAGGACGTCGAGGCCGCGGCCGAGCGCCTGGTGAAGCTGATCCGTGAGTTCAAGCCGCAGGTCATCACCACCTACGACGAGAACGGCGGCTACCCGCACCCGGACCACATCATGACCCACAAGATCACGATGGTGGCCTTCGAGGCGGCCGGCGACCCGGAGAAGTACCCGGAGGCCGGCGAGCCCTGGCAGCCGCAGAAGCTCTACTACAACCAGGGCTTCAACAAGCCGCGCACCATCGCGCTGCACGAGGCGCTGCTGGAGCGCGGCATGGAGTCGCCCTACGGCGAGTGGCTGGAGCGCTGGAAGCAGTTCGAGCGCCGCGAGCGCACGCTGACCACCTACATCCCCTGCGCCGACTTCTTCGAGATCCGTGACAAGGCGCTGATCGCCCACGCCACCCAGATCGACCCCGACGGCGGGTGGTTCCGGGTGCCGATGGACATCCAGCGCGAGGTCTGGCCGACGGAGGAATACGAGCTCGCGAAGTCCCTCGTGGACACTTCGCTCCCCGAGGACGACCTCTTCGCGGGCATCCGCAACAATTGA
- a CDS encoding tetratricopeptide repeat protein produces MPGEGAELRDGHRKDADALLVRTVEEEVRRSGGRLDGPALLGRARAALDELAAAAAEEYGAYSRALDEAAAGRRPLAQRLSRKELATPVVASAVAAAAALGVDLAYGTGGGPALGAGAAALVAGAAATVVKLTAGHLPAAHRQAGMRGQPGGPEQLRLQWLTALEVRGVRPFLDQQRMLTAAARGGGPSTAQSAGKGSRGPQLRGADRSAAARRRSVLDRSFTQLPQPDGPFAGRRAELARIVQWVQAGRASTETRPTVVVLHGEPGSGRTALAVRAAHQLRDQFRAACLVDLRGDTPGEVPLPTRDALLHLLNRLGAPREQLLFRERPSQEQHVRRLTEIYHQHLTGLPVAVLLDDASDAEQVRALVPERSDSLVLVTSRTPLELPAELAARVHHLPVAALDAAGVEELLRSAAPSGPEAADGAGPYDAQALDRISELCAGLPLALRAAGSALGDRSAAALADELAAADTAGPVERVLALRYADQPPQARQLLRRLALVGRASLGVAAAAALLGVPDAEAKRRLTELAGAGLLEHVRGARYRLHPLVHRFAHARLTDEEEPAERAAAQERLIRGYAELADAVIRLVDGNTSTRADRFGPHGFPSLDAALQWLDDETSFITAALRHADQEVDQDAVSHLLGALCDYCLLRGDLYRLGELSELTQAAGQGLLVRSVQWRTGVAARQLGELDRARTTLSSVVDLYFEAQHPVGAARALRDLGITLQQQGSLTEAAAKLREALDLQAGPEMRGDRAWTLHALAAVERDRGRLPEALEMLRESMALHEESESLHGQAWAHFQLGQVHLRQGDVPRAEEALTSALELYGRTHDDRGTAWAMTQLARARLVAGDPGPAADQLHRALPLHRQHEDVRGEAWTMYHLGQALEERGERDAALRQLERARNMFSRMQDAYGLACARHHAGRVTRDLRAEQTGSLRNSGFARQLLQDARKDFQRIGVAHGEAWSLLELVVVDAGNGRAAQALALADEAAELFAGYGDRRGADWARFLRCTLLPFASPGGSVIGTAVAQEELAQLVQERHDGRDAKLAESAQTFALLLERGIEPETGWQGWRLGMVPDRQAREIMAITAASAAAE; encoded by the coding sequence ATGCCGGGCGAAGGGGCAGAGCTGCGCGACGGCCACCGCAAGGACGCGGACGCGCTGCTGGTGCGGACGGTCGAGGAGGAGGTGCGCCGCTCGGGCGGCCGGCTCGACGGGCCGGCGCTGCTGGGCAGGGCCCGGGCGGCCCTGGACGAGCTGGCCGCCGCCGCGGCGGAGGAGTACGGGGCGTACTCGCGCGCGCTTGACGAGGCGGCGGCCGGCCGGCGGCCGTTGGCCCAGCGGCTGTCACGCAAGGAGCTGGCCACCCCGGTGGTGGCGTCCGCGGTGGCCGCGGCGGCCGCCCTGGGGGTGGATCTGGCGTACGGCACGGGCGGCGGGCCGGCGCTCGGTGCGGGCGCCGCGGCCCTGGTGGCGGGCGCGGCGGCCACGGTCGTGAAGCTGACCGCCGGCCACCTCCCCGCGGCCCACCGCCAGGCCGGCATGCGGGGCCAGCCCGGCGGCCCGGAGCAGTTGCGGCTCCAGTGGCTGACGGCGCTGGAGGTGCGCGGCGTCCGGCCGTTCCTGGACCAGCAGCGGATGCTGACCGCGGCGGCGCGGGGCGGTGGCCCGTCCACGGCCCAGTCGGCGGGGAAGGGCTCACGGGGCCCGCAGCTGCGCGGCGCGGACCGCAGCGCGGCGGCCCGCCGGCGGTCGGTCCTGGACCGGTCGTTCACCCAACTCCCGCAGCCGGACGGCCCGTTCGCCGGCCGCCGGGCGGAGCTGGCGCGGATCGTCCAGTGGGTGCAGGCCGGCCGGGCGAGCACAGAGACCCGGCCGACGGTGGTGGTGCTGCACGGCGAGCCCGGCTCGGGGCGGACGGCGCTGGCGGTGCGGGCGGCGCATCAGCTGCGGGATCAGTTCCGCGCCGCGTGCCTGGTGGATCTGCGCGGCGACACCCCCGGCGAGGTGCCGCTGCCGACCCGGGACGCGCTGCTGCACCTGCTCAACCGCCTCGGCGCGCCGCGCGAGCAGCTGCTCTTCCGCGAGCGCCCCTCCCAGGAGCAGCACGTCCGCCGGCTCACCGAGATCTACCACCAGCATCTGACGGGGCTCCCGGTGGCGGTGCTGCTGGACGACGCCTCGGACGCCGAGCAGGTGCGGGCCCTGGTGCCGGAGCGCTCCGACAGCCTGGTCCTGGTCACGTCCCGTACGCCGCTGGAGCTCCCCGCGGAGCTGGCGGCGCGGGTGCACCACCTCCCGGTGGCCGCGCTGGACGCGGCGGGCGTGGAGGAGCTGCTGCGGTCGGCGGCCCCCTCCGGGCCGGAGGCGGCGGACGGCGCGGGTCCGTACGACGCGCAGGCGCTCGACCGGATCTCCGAGCTGTGCGCCGGCCTGCCGCTGGCCCTGCGCGCGGCCGGTTCCGCGCTGGGCGACCGCTCCGCCGCCGCGCTGGCCGACGAGCTGGCGGCGGCCGACACCGCGGGACCGGTGGAGCGGGTGCTGGCGCTGCGCTATGCCGACCAGCCGCCGCAGGCCCGGCAGTTGCTGCGCCGGCTGGCCCTGGTGGGGCGGGCGAGCCTGGGCGTCGCCGCCGCGGCCGCGCTGCTGGGCGTCCCCGACGCTGAGGCGAAGCGCCGGCTGACGGAGCTGGCCGGGGCCGGCCTGCTGGAGCACGTCCGCGGCGCCCGCTACCGCCTGCACCCCCTGGTGCACCGCTTCGCGCACGCCCGGCTGACGGACGAGGAGGAGCCGGCCGAGCGCGCCGCCGCCCAGGAACGGCTGATCCGCGGCTATGCCGAGCTGGCCGACGCGGTGATCCGGCTGGTCGACGGCAACACCTCCACCCGCGCCGACCGCTTCGGCCCGCACGGCTTCCCGTCCCTGGACGCGGCCCTCCAGTGGCTGGACGACGAGACCAGCTTCATCACCGCCGCCCTCCGCCACGCCGACCAGGAGGTCGACCAGGACGCCGTCTCGCATCTGCTGGGCGCGCTGTGCGACTACTGCCTGCTGCGCGGCGACCTCTACCGGCTGGGCGAGCTGAGCGAGCTGACCCAGGCGGCGGGCCAGGGGCTGCTGGTGCGCTCGGTGCAGTGGCGGACCGGCGTCGCGGCCCGCCAACTGGGCGAGCTGGACCGCGCCCGGACGACGCTGTCGTCGGTGGTCGACCTCTATTTCGAGGCGCAGCACCCGGTGGGCGCGGCCCGCGCGCTGCGCGATCTGGGCATCACCCTCCAGCAGCAGGGCAGCCTCACCGAGGCCGCGGCCAAGCTGCGGGAGGCGCTGGATCTCCAGGCCGGCCCGGAGATGCGCGGCGACCGTGCCTGGACGCTGCACGCGCTGGCCGCGGTGGAGCGCGACCGGGGCCGGCTCCCCGAGGCCCTGGAGATGCTGCGGGAGTCGATGGCGCTCCATGAGGAGAGCGAGAGCCTGCACGGCCAGGCGTGGGCGCACTTCCAGCTCGGCCAGGTCCATCTGCGGCAGGGCGACGTCCCGCGCGCCGAGGAGGCGCTGACGTCCGCGCTGGAGCTGTACGGCCGCACGCACGACGACCGCGGCACGGCCTGGGCGATGACCCAGCTGGCGCGGGCCCGCCTGGTGGCCGGTGATCCCGGCCCGGCCGCCGACCAGCTGCATCGCGCGCTGCCGCTGCACCGCCAGCACGAGGACGTCCGCGGCGAGGCGTGGACGATGTACCACCTGGGCCAGGCGCTGGAGGAGCGCGGTGAGCGCGATGCGGCGCTCCGCCAGCTGGAGCGTGCGCGCAACATGTTCAGCCGCATGCAGGACGCCTACGGCCTGGCCTGCGCCCGGCACCACGCGGGCCGGGTGACCCGGGACCTGCGGGCCGAGCAGACCGGTTCGCTGCGCAACAGCGGCTTCGCCCGGCAGCTGCTCCAGGACGCCCGGAAGGACTTCCAGCGGATCGGGGTGGCGCACGGCGAGGCGTGGTCGCTGCTGGAGCTGGTGGTCGTCGACGCCGGCAACGGCCGGGCCGCCCAGGCACTGGCGCTGGCCGACGAGGCCGCGGAGCTCTTCGCCGGCTACGGCGACCGGCGCGGTGCGGACTGGGCGCGGTTCCTGCGGTGCACGCTGCTGCCGTTCGCCTCACCGGGCGGTTCGGTGATCGGCACGGCGGTGGCCCAGGAGGAGCTGGCGCAGCTGGTGCAGGAGCGGCACGACGGCCGGGACGCCAAGCTGGCGGAGTCCGCGCAGACCTTCGCGCTGCTGCTGGAGCGCGGGATCGAGCCGGAGACGGGATGGCAGGGCTGGCGGCTCGGCATGGTGCCGGACCGCCAGGCCAGGGAGATCATGGCGATAACCGCGGCGTCCGCGGCCGCGGAGTGA
- a CDS encoding transposase, with the protein MLAVLHPDQRLADTAGAYAVAASAVRHRLFEAIHLLAARAERRERALQKTARRGATVVLVDGTLIPTQRRRGREDRKNHSGKRNKRKQHGLHLLAPTDEHGNLIRVSATRPGRTHDVTAARAQPVRPPSPTSAPTASTTPRTTPSS; encoded by the coding sequence GTGCTCGCTGTGCTCCACCCTGACCAACGCCTCGCGGACACAGCCGGCGCCTACGCGGTGGCGGCCTCGGCGGTGCGGCACCGGCTGTTCGAGGCCATCCACCTCCTGGCCGCCCGTGCCGAACGCCGGGAGCGCGCGCTCCAGAAGACCGCGAGACGGGGCGCCACGGTGGTGCTTGTCGACGGCACCCTCATCCCCACCCAGCGCCGCCGCGGACGCGAGGACCGCAAGAACCATTCCGGCAAGAGGAACAAGAGGAAACAACACGGGCTGCACCTGCTCGCGCCGACCGACGAACACGGCAACCTGATACGGGTTTCGGCCACCCGGCCGGGCCGCACCCACGACGTCACCGCCGCCCGCGCGCAGCCGGTCCGGCCGCCTTCGCCGACCTCGGCTCCCACGGCCTCGACGACGCCCCGGACAACCCCGTCGTCCTGA
- a CDS encoding MDR family MFS transporter: protein MLLGSLDGTILGTAMPRIVGELGDVDRLSWVVTAYMLAIAISTPVWGKVSDMWGRKGAFMASVAVFLLGSILSGLSQSVMELVAFRVLQGLGGGGLMVGAMAVIGTVIPLRQQGRYQGVISAVMGLAMISGPLFGGIITDRLGWRWCFYVNVPLGVAGILMMSVLRLPRQRSRARIDYGGVMLLTVAIMAAVLVTTWGGRDYSWGSPMVLTLIGVAVLAVAALLYVERRVAEPMLPLGLFASRNFSLVTVIGFLLGCVMTSGITFLPIFQQVVQGASATNSGLLLLPMFGSMVIVSAFMGRAITNTGRYKAFIVSGGGLLAVATLLLSRMTIGTAPALSAVFMAVLGAGIGLLTQTTILVSLQSADVRNIGVASSTATLARTLGSSVGVAVSGTMFASGVARVPGGDSAARPDPAVLQKLPHAARTAYEHGVVDGTGRVFLLAGVLSLVAVVAALLVREVPLRASNGPQSEPADSPGTAGLDATSSDPAEDGAAEPRGAEGSPRPDRRGTRTDASALD, encoded by the coding sequence ATGCTGCTGGGCTCCCTGGACGGCACCATCCTCGGTACGGCCATGCCCAGGATCGTCGGCGAACTGGGCGACGTCGACCGACTTTCGTGGGTGGTCACGGCCTACATGCTCGCCATCGCCATCTCGACCCCGGTATGGGGAAAGGTCAGCGACATGTGGGGGCGCAAGGGCGCTTTCATGGCCTCTGTCGCCGTTTTCCTGCTTGGTTCGATACTGTCCGGACTTTCCCAGAGTGTGATGGAGCTGGTCGCCTTCCGGGTGCTGCAGGGGCTGGGCGGCGGCGGCCTGATGGTCGGCGCCATGGCGGTCATCGGAACCGTCATCCCACTGCGTCAGCAGGGCCGGTACCAGGGCGTGATCTCCGCTGTGATGGGTCTGGCCATGATCAGTGGGCCGCTCTTCGGCGGCATCATCACCGACCGCCTCGGCTGGCGCTGGTGCTTCTACGTGAACGTCCCGCTGGGCGTCGCCGGGATACTGATGATGTCGGTCCTGCGCCTGCCCAGGCAGCGCTCCCGTGCCCGGATCGACTACGGCGGGGTGATGCTGCTGACCGTCGCGATCATGGCCGCTGTGCTGGTGACCACATGGGGCGGACGGGACTACAGCTGGGGCTCGCCCATGGTGCTCACGCTCATCGGCGTGGCGGTGCTCGCCGTGGCGGCCCTCCTGTACGTGGAGCGGAGGGTGGCCGAACCGATGCTTCCACTGGGGTTGTTCGCCAGCCGGAACTTCTCCCTGGTCACCGTGATCGGTTTCCTCCTGGGGTGCGTGATGACCAGCGGCATCACGTTCCTGCCGATCTTCCAGCAGGTCGTCCAGGGTGCCTCGGCCACCAACTCCGGGCTGTTGCTGCTGCCCATGTTCGGCTCCATGGTGATCGTGAGCGCGTTCATGGGACGGGCGATCACCAACACGGGCAGGTACAAGGCCTTCATCGTCTCGGGCGGCGGGTTGCTCGCTGTCGCCACCCTGCTGCTCAGCCGCATGACCATCGGGACCGCCCCCGCGCTCTCCGCGGTCTTCATGGCCGTACTCGGCGCGGGCATCGGCCTGTTGACGCAGACGACGATCCTCGTCTCGCTGCAGAGCGCCGACGTCCGCAACATCGGTGTGGCCTCTTCCACGGCAACCCTCGCCCGCACCCTCGGCAGTTCCGTCGGCGTCGCCGTCAGCGGCACGATGTTCGCGAGCGGTGTGGCGCGAGTGCCCGGCGGCGACTCGGCCGCTCGGCCGGATCCGGCTGTTCTGCAGAAGCTTCCGCACGCGGCCCGTACGGCGTACGAGCACGGGGTCGTCGACGGGACGGGACGGGTGTTCCTCCTCGCCGGCGTGCTCTCCCTCGTCGCGGTGGTGGCCGCGCTTCTGGTGCGCGAGGTCCCGCTGCGCGCGTCGAACGGCCCGCAGTCCGAACCCGCCGACAGCCCGGGCACCGCGGGGCTGGACGCCACTTCGAGCGACCCGGCCGAGGACGGGGCCGCGGAACCCCGCGGCGCGGAGGGCTCCCCGCGGCCGGACCGGCGCGGGACGCGGACGGACGCGTCCGCTCTCGACTGA
- a CDS encoding ScbR family autoregulator-binding transcription factor: protein MAQQVRGLKTSRLIVETAAQVFCERGYEGTSTTEILSRCHVTRGALYFHFASKQDLALAVLTEGSDVLLPSRRRLVLQSLIDFSLEHAYRLQTDVVTRASVRLRTELEYQGAVLPEGGDVREVILGLLREAEEAGEIVPSADPGEVADVLVGSCASVSLFRVGQESGLTRRVATLWRYLLPAVAVPGLLMSLQLVLDQAERRLRERLAGMPAGGRGEEATEPPADGPQEARPGWARPATLIG, encoded by the coding sequence ATGGCACAACAAGTCAGAGGGCTGAAGACCAGTCGCCTGATCGTCGAGACGGCGGCGCAGGTCTTCTGCGAGCGGGGGTACGAAGGGACGAGCACCACCGAAATCCTGTCCCGGTGCCATGTGACCAGGGGCGCCTTGTACTTCCACTTCGCCTCGAAGCAGGACCTCGCCCTCGCGGTGCTCACGGAGGGGAGCGATGTCCTGCTGCCGTCGCGGCGCCGGCTGGTGCTGCAGAGCCTGATCGACTTCAGCCTGGAGCACGCGTACCGGCTGCAGACGGACGTGGTGACGCGCGCCTCCGTACGCCTGCGAACGGAGCTGGAGTACCAGGGCGCGGTGCTGCCCGAGGGGGGCGATGTGCGTGAGGTGATCCTGGGGCTGCTGCGTGAGGCGGAGGAGGCCGGCGAGATCGTGCCCAGCGCCGACCCCGGTGAGGTCGCGGATGTGCTGGTGGGGTCGTGCGCGTCCGTGAGCCTGTTCCGGGTGGGCCAGGAGTCCGGGCTGACCCGACGCGTGGCCACGCTCTGGAGGTACCTGCTGCCCGCCGTGGCGGTTCCCGGGCTGCTGATGTCCCTGCAGCTCGTCCTGGACCAGGCCGAACGCCGGCTGCGGGAACGGCTCGCGGGGATGCCCGCCGGGGGGCGGGGCGAAGAGGCGACCGAGCCGCCGGCCGACGGTCCGCAGGAAGCCCGCCCCGGCTGGGCGCGGCCCGCGACACTCATAGGCTGA
- a CDS encoding response regulator transcription factor — translation MRVLVAEPDCESAKSLRQHMRRHGYETEIADTGAGTLGSYQEYDLLILDLELPDVDGLEVCRSIRTTSDMPIIAFTSHGTELDRVLCLQAGCDDCLVKPFGFRELVARIEAIMRRIRPRAIRSRRLSHGPLHIDRDRREVYLHDTQVKVTRKEFDLLQFLASQPTTVFSREQLMTEVWGASLPGGALGSNIARTIDTHVGTLRNKLGSSEWIITVRGVGFRFGGAQQS, via the coding sequence ATGCGGGTATTAGTAGCGGAACCTGATTGCGAATCCGCGAAATCACTCCGTCAGCACATGCGACGCCACGGATATGAGACGGAGATAGCCGATACGGGCGCCGGCACCCTGGGTTCCTACCAGGAATACGATCTCCTGATTCTTGATCTTGAGCTTCCCGATGTCGATGGCCTGGAGGTCTGCCGCAGCATACGCACCACGAGCGACATGCCCATCATCGCCTTCACCTCCCACGGCACCGAACTCGACCGGGTGCTGTGCCTTCAGGCGGGCTGCGACGACTGCCTCGTCAAGCCGTTCGGATTCCGCGAACTCGTCGCCCGGATCGAGGCGATCATGCGTCGTATCCGGCCGAGGGCCATACGCAGCCGGCGCCTCTCCCACGGTCCACTGCACATCGACCGGGACCGTCGCGAGGTCTATCTGCACGACACCCAGGTCAAGGTGACGCGCAAGGAGTTCGACCTTCTTCAGTTCCTGGCCTCGCAGCCGACGACCGTGTTCTCGCGGGAGCAGTTGATGACCGAGGTCTGGGGAGCGTCACTCCCCGGCGGAGCCCTGGGTTCCAATATCGCCCGCACCATCGACACGCACGTCGGAACCCTGCGCAACAAGCTCGGTTCAAGTGAATGGATCATCACCGTGCGCGGAGTCGGATTCCGGTTCGGCGGCGCACAACAGAGTTGA
- a CDS encoding helix-turn-helix domain-containing protein codes for MTTETSCAAATTTVCGGTACRETHTAERAACRVASGYRLCPRCQAGLRSALRNLPALYEECGLLLTGSRTPQEKTSGGPLPGMRLNGRAVEARSAVLRGLASWAGLVAGERTLTAPRRTVPALAMFLEHHLDWLCRHPAAADFSYELGRLERAARRIASPAQPRRVPVGRCVEPGCPGTLSTTVDTGRSEGRGIRCDAVPEHRWEEHQWLHLRERMRQPGHPGQSAHGGNHPPRWLSPQAVSRLWGIPSGSVYRLASQHKWERHRKDGRTYYAEADVRRALSPRKDPRTEP; via the coding sequence ATGACCACGGAAACATCCTGTGCGGCCGCGACGACCACCGTGTGCGGGGGAACCGCGTGCCGGGAGACGCACACCGCCGAACGTGCCGCGTGCCGGGTGGCGAGCGGATACCGGCTGTGCCCGCGCTGTCAGGCCGGGCTGCGCTCCGCCCTGCGGAACCTCCCCGCGCTGTACGAGGAGTGCGGCCTTCTGCTGACCGGTTCCCGCACTCCGCAGGAGAAGACCTCCGGCGGCCCGCTCCCCGGAATGCGGCTCAACGGCCGCGCGGTCGAGGCGCGGTCCGCGGTACTGAGGGGGCTGGCGAGCTGGGCGGGCCTGGTCGCCGGGGAGCGGACGCTGACCGCCCCGCGGCGGACCGTGCCGGCGCTGGCGATGTTCCTGGAGCATCACCTGGACTGGCTCTGCCGCCACCCGGCCGCCGCCGACTTCTCGTACGAGCTCGGCCGTCTGGAGCGGGCCGCGCGCCGGATCGCCTCCCCCGCCCAGCCGCGCCGGGTGCCGGTCGGCAGATGCGTCGAACCGGGCTGTCCCGGCACGCTCAGCACGACGGTGGACACCGGCCGCTCCGAGGGGCGCGGTATCCGCTGCGACGCGGTCCCCGAGCACCGCTGGGAGGAGCACCAGTGGCTCCACCTGCGCGAACGCATGAGGCAGCCCGGGCACCCCGGGCAGTCGGCGCACGGGGGGAACCACCCACCGCGCTGGCTCAGCCCGCAGGCCGTCTCACGGCTCTGGGGCATTCCGTCGGGCAGCGTCTACCGACTGGCCAGTCAGCACAAGTGGGAACGCCACCGGAAGGACGGCCGGACGTACTACGCCGAGGCGGATGTCCGGCGCGCTCTGAGCCCCCGGAAGGACCCTCGTACGGAACCCTGA